A section of the Acidimicrobiales bacterium genome encodes:
- the proS gene encoding proline--tRNA ligase produces MAKSVLASPTEDFPRWYQDVIAKAELADNGPVRGTMVIRPYGYSLWERMQAEVDRRIKDAGAENAYFPLFIPESFLAKEAEHVEGFSPELAVVTHGGGKELDEPVVVRPTSETIINAFFSKWVDSYRDLPLLVNQWANVVRWEMRPRVFLRTTEFLWQEGHTAHATRVDAKAYTLQILRDVYEDFMTEVLAIPVLPGLKTAAERFPGAINSYTVEAMMGDGKALQMGTSHELGQNFSQMFDITFLDDTGERRHVWQTSWGVSTRMVGGLIMAHGDERGLRVPPRLAPIQAVVLLIRDEDGAGDVARALVADLEAAGVRARLDDRDTSFGRRATDWELKGVPVRIEVGPRDLASGEVTLVRRDRAEKSQVGTEGVVAMVPGLLEEIQAALLNEALTRRDAATVDAAGPADAVDAAAEGFVRIGWSQCGPEGEAAMAAEGVTVRCLQRADGSLPDEVDEEGLVAICARAY; encoded by the coding sequence ATGGCCAAATCCGTACTCGCATCGCCCACCGAGGACTTCCCCCGGTGGTACCAGGACGTCATCGCCAAGGCGGAGCTCGCCGACAACGGCCCTGTGCGCGGGACGATGGTGATCCGGCCCTACGGGTACTCGCTGTGGGAGCGGATGCAGGCCGAGGTGGACCGGCGCATCAAGGACGCCGGCGCCGAGAACGCGTACTTCCCGCTGTTCATCCCGGAGTCCTTCCTGGCGAAGGAGGCCGAACACGTCGAGGGCTTCAGCCCCGAACTCGCCGTGGTCACCCACGGTGGCGGCAAGGAACTCGATGAACCGGTCGTCGTGCGTCCGACGTCGGAGACGATCATCAACGCGTTCTTCTCGAAGTGGGTGGACAGCTACCGGGACCTGCCCCTGCTCGTCAACCAGTGGGCCAACGTCGTGCGTTGGGAGATGCGGCCGCGGGTGTTCCTGCGCACGACGGAGTTCCTCTGGCAGGAGGGTCACACCGCCCATGCGACCAGGGTCGATGCGAAGGCCTACACGTTGCAGATCCTGCGCGACGTCTACGAGGACTTCATGACCGAGGTGCTCGCCATCCCGGTCCTGCCGGGGCTCAAGACGGCGGCCGAACGCTTTCCCGGAGCCATCAACAGCTACACCGTCGAGGCGATGATGGGGGATGGCAAGGCCCTGCAGATGGGCACGAGCCACGAGCTCGGTCAGAACTTCTCGCAGATGTTCGACATCACGTTCCTCGACGACACGGGGGAGCGCCGCCACGTCTGGCAGACGTCGTGGGGGGTGTCGACCCGGATGGTCGGTGGACTGATCATGGCCCACGGCGACGAGCGGGGGCTGCGTGTCCCACCGCGCCTCGCGCCCATCCAGGCGGTCGTGCTTCTCATCCGTGACGAGGACGGTGCCGGTGACGTCGCCCGGGCGCTCGTCGCCGACCTGGAGGCCGCCGGGGTCCGCGCACGCCTCGACGACCGCGACACCTCGTTCGGACGGCGCGCGACGGACTGGGAACTCAAGGGTGTGCCGGTGCGCATCGAGGTCGGGCCCCGTGATCTCGCGTCCGGCGAGGTCACGCTCGTGCGTCGCGACCGCGCGGAGAAGTCCCAGGTGGGTACCGAGGGCGTGGTCGCGATGGTGCCCGGCCTGCTCGAGGAGATCCAGGCGGCGCTGTTGAACGAGGCGCTGACGCGCCGCGACGCGGCGACTGTGGACGCTGCGGGCCCCGCCGACGCGGTGGATGCGGCTGCTGAGGGCTTTGTCCGGATCGGATGGTCGCAGTGCGGGCCCGAGGGTGAGGCCGCGATGGCCGCCGAAGGCGTGACCGTGCGCTGCCTGCAGAGAGCCGACGGTTCGCTGCCCGACGAGGTCGACGAAGAGGGCCTCGTCGCCATCTGCGCCCGCGCGTACTGA
- the ispG gene encoding flavodoxin-dependent (E)-4-hydroxy-3-methylbut-2-enyl-diphosphate synthase, whose protein sequence is MDVAATFERRKTRQIMVGDVPVGGGAPVTVQSMTTTKTADVEGTLAQIYALAAAGADIVRCTCNEIEAAEGLARIVPRSPVPIVADIHHQYKMALAALEAGVACLRLNPGNIRRPEHIKTVANEARDRGVPIRIGVNGGSLHPDLYAKYGDRVTPEAMVESAMTELAYFEEVDFDQVKISVKASSVPLMIEAYRQLSEATDHPLHLGVTEAGPPPAGLIKSTAGIATLLAEGIGDTIRFSLTADPVQEARAGRTLLESYGLRERKNVDLIACPSCGRAEIDVYAVAEQAQAAFGDREIPLQVAVMGCVVNGPGEARDADLGIAAGNKRGHLFVKGRNVAVVPEDEMVDQLVEWAVFIHENGFEAALERVDTTVAAREAERDRAALIDSQGDDVNESEARVDLIRKGT, encoded by the coding sequence ATGGACGTCGCAGCGACATTCGAACGCCGGAAGACCCGCCAGATCATGGTGGGCGACGTGCCCGTCGGCGGGGGTGCACCGGTCACGGTCCAGTCGATGACCACGACAAAGACGGCCGATGTCGAGGGAACCCTCGCTCAGATCTACGCCCTGGCCGCGGCCGGGGCCGACATCGTGCGCTGCACCTGCAACGAGATCGAGGCCGCCGAGGGGCTCGCGCGCATCGTGCCCCGTTCGCCGGTGCCGATCGTCGCCGACATCCACCACCAGTACAAGATGGCGCTCGCCGCGCTCGAGGCGGGTGTGGCGTGCCTGCGGCTCAACCCGGGCAACATCCGTCGACCCGAACACATCAAGACCGTCGCCAACGAGGCCCGTGACCGCGGTGTGCCCATCCGCATCGGTGTGAACGGCGGCTCGCTGCACCCCGATCTGTACGCGAAGTACGGCGACCGGGTCACGCCCGAGGCGATGGTCGAGTCCGCCATGACGGAGCTGGCCTACTTCGAGGAGGTCGATTTCGACCAGGTGAAGATCTCGGTGAAGGCGTCGAGCGTCCCGCTGATGATCGAGGCGTACCGTCAGCTGTCCGAGGCGACGGACCACCCGCTGCATCTCGGCGTGACCGAGGCCGGACCTCCGCCGGCGGGACTCATCAAGTCCACGGCGGGGATCGCGACTCTGCTGGCTGAGGGGATCGGCGACACGATCCGGTTCTCACTCACCGCGGATCCCGTGCAGGAGGCCCGGGCGGGTCGCACGCTGCTCGAGTCCTACGGGCTGCGTGAACGCAAGAACGTGGACCTCATCGCCTGTCCGAGCTGTGGCCGCGCCGAGATCGACGTCTACGCGGTGGCCGAGCAGGCCCAGGCGGCCTTCGGTGACCGTGAGATCCCGTTGCAGGTGGCGGTGATGGGCTGCGTCGTGAACGGCCCGGGTGAGGCCCGCGACGCCGACCTGGGTATCGCGGCGGGCAACAAGCGCGGCCATTTGTTCGTCAAGGGCCGCAACGTCGCGGTGGTTCCCGAGGACGAGATGGTCGACCAGCTCGTCGAGTGGGCCGTGTTCATCCACGAGAACGGCTTCGAGGCCGCCCTGGAGCGGGTGGACACGACGGTTGCCGCCCGTGAAGCCGAGCGGGACCGCGCCGCGCTCATCGACTCCCAGGGCGACGACGTGAACGAGTCCGAGGCACGGGTGGACCTCATCCGCAAGGGAACCTGA
- a CDS encoding M50 family metallopeptidase, which yields MTTSDSELQPPAEPSVARRQKRVVESRPEPSDPDEGRPGGFIGLFALVGLLVLLGVWGGVPLLIVVLGIVVMIFLHELGHYLTAKSAGMKVTEFFLGFGPRLWSFRRGETEYGIKAIPAGAYVKIIGMNNLEEVDPADEDRTYRQKPYWRRLSVAVAGSAMHFLLALGLLWGLFTFVGFYELDEEPDWQVASLTENSSAEDFGILPGDVITEIDGVRIDSWNDVGTVIPDLGGETVTMTVVRDGEVLRLDGTIGRQGERTDPDRPPPRVVDPDAGFLGVGRELLPAPTVDPLTGLGKSFETFGDLTVESTKALGRFFSPDGLGSFFRNVFGVDDEPTLVSGDDQPALSGGSNSGGTSVDSGDDRVLSILGAARLGGDLADEGIEALLAFFVLLNVFIGLFNLIPVLPLDGGHVVIATYERIRSRNGVRYHADVAKMLPIAYAVVFVLITVGLGAIYLDIVDPVSLSG from the coding sequence ATGACGACCTCCGATTCAGAACTCCAGCCGCCGGCCGAGCCGTCGGTGGCGCGGCGCCAGAAGCGGGTCGTCGAGTCGCGCCCGGAGCCCTCGGACCCCGACGAGGGCCGCCCCGGTGGGTTCATCGGGCTGTTCGCGCTGGTCGGCCTGCTCGTCCTTCTGGGTGTGTGGGGCGGCGTGCCGTTGCTGATCGTCGTGCTCGGCATCGTCGTGATGATCTTCCTGCACGAACTCGGGCACTATCTGACGGCCAAGTCCGCGGGGATGAAGGTCACCGAGTTCTTCCTGGGGTTCGGGCCGCGGTTGTGGTCGTTCCGCCGGGGCGAGACCGAGTACGGCATCAAGGCCATCCCGGCGGGTGCGTACGTGAAGATCATCGGGATGAACAACCTCGAGGAGGTCGATCCCGCCGACGAGGATCGCACCTACCGCCAGAAGCCCTACTGGCGCCGCCTCTCGGTCGCGGTGGCCGGTTCGGCGATGCACTTCCTGCTCGCCCTCGGCCTTCTGTGGGGGTTGTTCACGTTCGTCGGTTTCTACGAACTCGACGAGGAACCGGACTGGCAGGTCGCGTCGCTGACGGAGAACTCCTCGGCTGAGGACTTCGGGATCCTGCCCGGTGACGTCATCACCGAGATCGACGGAGTCCGGATCGACTCCTGGAACGACGTCGGAACCGTCATCCCCGACCTCGGCGGCGAGACCGTCACGATGACGGTGGTCCGTGACGGGGAGGTGCTGCGTCTCGACGGCACGATCGGCCGCCAGGGCGAGCGCACCGACCCCGATCGTCCACCGCCGCGGGTCGTCGACCCGGACGCCGGCTTCCTCGGCGTCGGCCGCGAACTCCTGCCCGCTCCCACCGTGGACCCGCTGACGGGTCTCGGGAAGTCCTTCGAGACCTTCGGTGACCTGACGGTCGAGTCGACCAAGGCGCTCGGTCGCTTCTTCTCGCCGGACGGACTCGGCTCGTTCTTCCGCAACGTCTTCGGTGTCGACGACGAGCCCACGCTGGTCTCGGGCGACGATCAGCCCGCCCTGTCGGGCGGTTCCAACTCCGGCGGCACGAGTGTCGACAGCGGTGACGACCGGGTGCTGTCCATCCTCGGCGCGGCGCGCCTCGGCGGGGACCTCGCCGACGAGGGGATCGAGGCGCTGCTGGCGTTCTTCGTCCTGTTGAACGTGTTCATCGGCCTGTTCAACCTGATCCCCGTGCTGCCGCTCGACGGCGGCCACGTCGTGATAGCGACCTACGAACGGATCCGGTCCCGCAACGGGGTGCGCTACCACGCGGACGTCGCGAAGATGCTGCCGATCGCGTACGCGGTCGTGTTCGTGTTGATCACCGTCGGGCTCGGCGCGATCTACCTCGACATCGTCGACCCGGTGAGCCTCTCGGGCTGA
- the dxr gene encoding 1-deoxy-D-xylulose-5-phosphate reductoisomerase — MTTVAICGSTGSIGTQTLDVIAASDGDLEVVAIGAARSVDVLIEQAEALRPRVVAIADESRAAELEARVPAGTEVWAGPDALAAAARTAETVVNGVVGFAGLPVTLATLENGARLALANKESLIAAGPVVQRARETPGAELVPVDSEHCAVHQCLRANETLDDGDRLAQLTEIVLTASGGPFRGRTRAELAEVTIDDALAHPTWSMGPKITVDSSTLMNKGLEVIEANELFGVGYDRIDVVVHPQSVVHSMVTYRDGATIAQLSMPDMRLCIAYALAYPDRLDAAFGTIDWRELSRLDFEPPDLEAFPCLRLAYEAGRLGETAPAALSAANEVAVDAFLSGRISWLAISEVIDATLERHPGMPATDLDVVLHSDAEARRTAADIIEARAAA; from the coding sequence ATGACCACGGTCGCGATCTGCGGATCCACCGGATCGATCGGCACCCAGACCCTCGATGTCATCGCCGCGTCCGACGGGGATCTCGAGGTCGTCGCCATCGGAGCGGCGCGGTCGGTCGATGTCCTCATCGAGCAGGCCGAGGCGCTGCGACCGAGAGTGGTGGCGATCGCCGACGAGAGTCGGGCAGCCGAACTCGAGGCGCGTGTCCCGGCCGGAACCGAGGTGTGGGCGGGGCCCGACGCGCTCGCCGCTGCGGCCCGGACCGCCGAGACGGTCGTGAACGGCGTGGTCGGTTTCGCCGGTCTTCCCGTCACTCTCGCGACCCTCGAGAACGGGGCCCGTCTCGCGCTCGCCAACAAGGAGTCGCTGATCGCGGCCGGTCCGGTCGTGCAGAGGGCACGCGAGACACCGGGTGCCGAACTCGTACCGGTCGATTCGGAGCACTGCGCGGTGCACCAGTGCCTGCGTGCCAATGAGACGCTCGACGACGGGGACCGCCTCGCGCAGCTCACCGAGATCGTGCTCACCGCCAGTGGGGGACCCTTCCGCGGTCGAACCCGCGCGGAACTCGCCGAGGTCACCATCGACGACGCGCTCGCGCATCCGACCTGGTCGATGGGGCCGAAGATCACTGTGGATTCGTCGACGCTGATGAACAAGGGGCTCGAGGTGATCGAGGCGAACGAACTGTTCGGTGTGGGTTATGACCGCATCGACGTCGTCGTCCACCCCCAGTCCGTCGTCCATTCCATGGTGACCTACCGCGACGGTGCCACGATCGCCCAACTGTCGATGCCCGACATGCGACTGTGCATCGCCTATGCGCTCGCCTACCCGGACCGCCTCGACGCTGCGTTCGGAACGATCGACTGGCGCGAGCTCTCCCGGCTGGACTTCGAGCCGCCCGACCTCGAGGCGTTCCCCTGCCTGCGCCTCGCCTACGAGGCCGGCCGTCTCGGTGAGACGGCCCCTGCGGCGCTGAGCGCGGCGAACGAGGTCGCCGTGGACGCGTTCCTCTCCGGACGGATCTCCTGGCTGGCCATCTCCGAGGTGATCGACGCCACACTCGAGCGGCACCCGGGAATGCCGGCCACCGATCTCGACGTTGTCCTGCACAGCGACGCCGAGGCGCGGCGGACCGCTGCCGACATCATCGAAGCGAGAGCCGCCGCATGA
- a CDS encoding phosphatidate cytidylyltransferase: MDQDRFGPDDEPDDDGLRLIGGDDDLPHWGDPSGASPTVGDDSDSWNALGSAPRWRGAAGDYDDADDIRHLAEVHEMPTAGYGDDLEFDPPMLPPDTDHDPDEFGAVPVVRPGAGPQPTASGAPRGRRGPGGGAPGGGAGAGGSDRNIPMAIATGVGLAVVAGIVLLIGEGLAVAFITVLLVMAAAEFFNAVRRVSYHPATLVGLATVASLPAAVYWRGPAAYPVVLFLAMVAAVLWYLIGVSDERPVPNLAVTFFGIFYIGVLGSTAALLLSYPKGSGMLLAPIIATAGYDIGGWLVGRSAGRSPLSAASPNKTVEGLVGGAITAIALTVAVVGLGEIDPWGANNGSMSDAILLGIVVAIVAPIGDLAESMIKRDLGIKDMGTILPGHGGLLDRFDSLLFVLPAAFCAALVLDVGF, from the coding sequence GTGGACCAGGACCGATTCGGACCCGATGACGAACCCGACGACGATGGGCTCCGGCTCATCGGCGGGGACGACGATCTGCCGCACTGGGGAGATCCCAGCGGGGCGTCGCCGACAGTCGGCGACGACAGTGACTCGTGGAACGCTCTGGGGAGCGCGCCGCGCTGGCGCGGCGCGGCGGGCGACTACGACGACGCCGATGACATCCGTCACCTCGCCGAGGTCCACGAGATGCCCACGGCCGGCTACGGCGACGACCTCGAGTTCGACCCGCCGATGTTGCCGCCCGACACCGACCACGACCCCGACGAGTTCGGCGCTGTCCCCGTGGTGCGACCCGGTGCGGGGCCACAGCCGACCGCGAGTGGCGCGCCGAGAGGTCGACGTGGTCCCGGCGGTGGCGCGCCCGGTGGCGGTGCCGGTGCCGGTGGCAGCGACCGCAACATCCCGATGGCGATCGCCACCGGTGTGGGTCTCGCGGTCGTCGCAGGGATCGTCCTGCTGATCGGCGAGGGACTCGCCGTCGCGTTCATCACGGTCCTGCTGGTCATGGCCGCCGCGGAGTTCTTCAACGCCGTGCGGAGGGTCAGCTACCACCCGGCCACACTCGTCGGGTTGGCGACCGTCGCGTCGCTGCCCGCAGCGGTGTACTGGCGCGGACCGGCCGCCTATCCGGTCGTGTTGTTCCTCGCGATGGTCGCCGCGGTGCTCTGGTACCTCATCGGCGTGAGCGACGAACGCCCTGTTCCCAATCTCGCCGTGACGTTCTTCGGCATCTTCTACATCGGCGTTCTCGGGTCGACCGCAGCGCTGTTGCTCAGCTACCCGAAGGGCTCAGGGATGCTGCTGGCGCCGATCATCGCCACGGCCGGCTACGACATCGGCGGATGGCTCGTCGGTCGCAGCGCCGGGCGTTCCCCGCTGTCGGCGGCGAGCCCGAACAAGACCGTCGAAGGGCTCGTGGGCGGCGCGATCACGGCCATCGCGCTGACCGTCGCGGTCGTGGGTCTGGGTGAGATCGATCCGTGGGGCGCCAACAACGGTTCGATGTCCGACGCCATCCTCCTCGGCATCGTGGTGGCCATCGTCGCCCCGATCGGGGATCTGGCCGAGTCGATGATCAAGCGGGACCTCGGCATCAAGGACATGGGCACGATCCTGCCGGGTCACGGCGGTCTGCTGGACCGCTTCGACTCCCTTCTGTTCGTGCTGCCGGCGGCCTTCTGCGCCGCACTCGTGCTCGACGTCGGTTTCTAG
- the frr gene encoding ribosome recycling factor yields MSDELIQVILDEATEQMAKAVEHAKQEFAGIRTGRATSALVEKLPVEYYGSEVPMQQLASFSVPDARQLVISPFDKGAIEAIERAIRIADLGLSPSNDGVVMRLVFPPLTTERRREFVRLVKSMAEDGKVSIRNARRSGRQDLEELDKAGDASSDDVQRASKRLDDVTHSYEAQIDESLAHKERELLED; encoded by the coding sequence ATGAGCGACGAGTTGATCCAGGTCATCCTCGACGAGGCCACCGAGCAGATGGCCAAGGCCGTCGAGCATGCGAAGCAGGAATTCGCGGGCATCCGGACCGGGCGCGCCACCTCGGCCCTGGTCGAGAAGCTGCCTGTCGAGTACTACGGCAGCGAGGTGCCGATGCAGCAGCTCGCCAGCTTCAGCGTGCCCGACGCCCGCCAGCTGGTGATCTCCCCGTTCGACAAGGGGGCGATCGAGGCGATCGAGCGGGCGATCCGCATCGCCGACCTGGGTCTGAGCCCCTCCAACGACGGCGTCGTGATGCGCCTGGTTTTCCCGCCACTCACGACCGAACGTCGCCGTGAATTCGTCCGTCTCGTCAAGTCGATGGCCGAGGACGGCAAGGTGAGTATCCGCAACGCCCGACGTTCGGGCCGACAGGACCTCGAGGAGTTGGACAAGGCCGGCGACGCGTCCTCCGACGACGTCCAGCGTGCGAGCAAGCGCCTGGACGACGTCACCCACTCCTACGAGGCACAGATCGACGAGTCGCTCGCGCACAAAGAGCGCGAGCTGCTCGAGGACTGA
- the pyrH gene encoding UMP kinase, whose protein sequence is MNHSTTGPHAPGKTKPRWGRIVLKLSGEAFAGDQAYGIDGAIVAALAREILDVREEFEVDIAVVVGGGNIWRGMSGAGAGMDRAQADYMGMLATVINGLALQDCLEQIGQDTRVQTAIHMAQIAEPYIRRRAIRHLEKGRVVIFAGGTGNPFFTTDTTAALRAVEIEADALLKGTHGGTDGIYTDDPKTNPDATLLTELSYIDVLNRGLRAMDSTAITLCMDNDLPIVMFDLMCSGNVRSILAGDTIGTLVR, encoded by the coding sequence ATGAATCACTCCACAACCGGACCGCACGCGCCCGGAAAGACCAAACCGCGCTGGGGACGAATCGTCCTCAAGCTCTCGGGCGAGGCCTTCGCCGGAGACCAGGCCTACGGCATCGACGGGGCGATCGTCGCCGCACTCGCCCGTGAGATCCTCGACGTCCGTGAGGAGTTCGAGGTCGACATCGCCGTCGTCGTGGGTGGCGGGAACATCTGGCGGGGGATGTCGGGAGCGGGCGCCGGTATGGACCGCGCCCAGGCGGACTACATGGGAATGCTCGCCACCGTCATCAACGGGCTGGCCCTGCAGGACTGCCTCGAGCAGATCGGCCAGGACACCAGGGTCCAGACGGCGATCCACATGGCTCAGATCGCCGAGCCCTACATCCGCCGCCGGGCCATCCGCCACCTGGAGAAGGGTCGGGTCGTGATCTTCGCCGGAGGCACCGGAAACCCGTTCTTCACCACCGACACGACCGCTGCGCTGCGCGCGGTCGAGATCGAGGCGGACGCGCTGCTCAAGGGCACCCACGGGGGCACCGACGGCATCTACACCGACGACCCGAAGACCAACCCGGATGCCACGCTGCTGACCGAGTTGAGCTACATCGACGTCCTCAACCGGGGCCTTCGGGCGATGGACTCGACCGCCATCACCCTGTGCATGGACAACGACCTGCCCATCGTGATGTTCGACCTCATGTGCAGCGGCAACGTGCGGTCCATCCTCGCGGGCGACACCATCGGTACCCTGGTCCGCTGA
- the tsf gene encoding translation elongation factor Ts, whose amino-acid sequence MADISAKDVKALRDATGAGMMDAKKALTEAGGDMDAAKDILKTKGLAKAATRADRENAEGAIAVLSDGSTAALVQLRCETDFSAKAEDFVALVDRIADAVLAEGEDAAAGFADDIDELKLSKKENIELGRVVRVVAADGALLDTYLHLQDGRGVNGVIVEGTGVDADTLHQVALHVAFAKPQFLSSDEVPAEEVERERASALEITKAEGKPEQAWDKIVDGRLKGWLKERVLLEQGLHGDKITVAETIGSGTIARFVLAYVGD is encoded by the coding sequence ATGGCTGACATCAGCGCCAAGGACGTGAAGGCTCTCCGTGACGCCACGGGTGCCGGGATGATGGACGCCAAGAAGGCGCTCACCGAGGCCGGCGGCGACATGGATGCCGCGAAGGACATCTTGAAGACCAAGGGTCTGGCCAAGGCCGCGACCCGTGCCGACAGGGAGAACGCCGAAGGAGCGATCGCCGTCCTCTCCGACGGGTCGACCGCGGCGCTCGTGCAGCTGCGGTGCGAGACCGACTTCTCCGCCAAGGCGGAGGACTTCGTGGCACTGGTCGACCGGATCGCCGACGCCGTGCTGGCCGAGGGCGAGGACGCCGCGGCTGGTTTCGCCGACGACATCGATGAGCTGAAGCTGTCGAAGAAAGAGAACATCGAGCTGGGTCGGGTCGTGCGCGTCGTGGCCGCCGACGGTGCGCTCCTCGACACGTATCTGCACCTGCAGGACGGCCGCGGGGTGAACGGCGTCATCGTCGAGGGAACGGGCGTCGACGCGGACACCCTGCACCAGGTGGCTCTGCACGTGGCGTTCGCCAAGCCGCAGTTCCTCAGCAGCGACGAGGTGCCGGCCGAGGAGGTCGAGCGCGAGCGTGCGTCGGCTCTCGAGATCACCAAGGCCGAGGGCAAGCCCGAGCAGGCCTGGGACAAGATCGTCGACGGTCGCCTCAAGGGCTGGCTGAAGGAGCGGGTTCTGCTCGAGCAGGGTCTGCACGGCGACAAGATCACCGTCGCTGAGACCATCGGGTCGGGAACCATCGCCCGCTTCGTGCTGGCCTACGTCGGAGACTGA
- the rpsB gene encoding 30S ribosomal protein S2, with amino-acid sequence MAPVVTMRQLLEAGVHFGHQTRRWNPKMRRYIHGERAGIYIIDLKQTLGHIENAYTFVRDMTAEGGTLLFVGTKKQAQDPVQSFAERCGMPHVSHRWLGGMLTNFQTISRRVGKMAEYQRMRDSGELAAMPKKEALLISRELEKLERNLGGIRNMTGLPQAIFVLDTKKEHIAVTEANKLGIPIIAVVDTNCDPDVVKFVIAGNDDAIRSGQLMCRIMSDAVIEGRYVKSRREDAVERSEAEEAEVARQQAEARAAAAAQAAEREARLAAQATAEAAPEAPTAAPQAEAPTAAPQAEAAPEAPTAAPQAEATPEASDAAGEASS; translated from the coding sequence ATGGCTCCGGTCGTCACTATGCGCCAGCTGCTCGAGGCAGGCGTCCACTTCGGTCATCAGACCCGACGGTGGAACCCGAAGATGCGCCGCTACATCCACGGCGAGCGCGCCGGGATCTACATCATCGATCTCAAGCAGACCCTCGGACACATCGAGAACGCGTACACGTTCGTGCGCGACATGACCGCCGAAGGCGGCACGCTGCTGTTCGTCGGCACCAAGAAGCAGGCCCAGGACCCGGTTCAGTCCTTCGCCGAGCGCTGTGGGATGCCCCACGTGAGCCATCGCTGGCTCGGCGGCATGCTCACGAACTTCCAGACCATCTCGCGCCGGGTCGGCAAGATGGCTGAGTACCAGCGCATGCGTGATTCGGGTGAGCTCGCCGCGATGCCCAAGAAGGAAGCTCTGTTGATCAGCCGCGAGCTCGAGAAGCTCGAGCGGAACCTCGGCGGCATCCGCAACATGACCGGGCTGCCCCAGGCCATCTTCGTGCTCGACACCAAGAAGGAGCACATCGCCGTCACCGAGGCGAACAAGCTCGGCATCCCCATCATCGCCGTGGTGGACACCAACTGTGACCCCGACGTCGTCAAGTTCGTGATCGCCGGCAACGACGACGCCATCCGGTCGGGCCAGCTGATGTGTCGCATCATGAGCGATGCGGTCATCGAGGGCCGCTACGTGAAGTCCCGTCGCGAGGACGCGGTCGAGCGCAGCGAGGCCGAGGAGGCCGAGGTCGCCCGTCAGCAGGCCGAGGCGCGTGCCGCGGCTGCCGCCCAGGCCGCCGAGCGCGAGGCACGTCTGGCTGCGCAGGCCACGGCTGAGGCCGCCCCCGAGGCGCCCACTGCCGCACCGCAGGCCGAGGCGCCCACTGCCGCACCACAGGCCGAGGCCGCCCCCGAGGCGCCCACTGCCGCACCACAGGCCGAGGCGACCCCCGAGGCGAGTGACGCCGCGGGCGAAGCTTCTTCCTGA
- a CDS encoding M23 family metallopeptidase encodes MGVTAALLAVLVAVLAVVLAAPASAGHARGAMASPDETVDRVVYQPPVDAAVVDPFRAPLHFAGPGNRGLEYSPAPGTGVGAVADGRVVFAGPVGGDLHVTVLHADGVRTSYSFVARILVSTGDVVSRGEAIAVSGSVLHLGARVGDDYIDPASLFERTRARLVGVGSAPARPGPEPGGSVVRTAGPAAWPDAAVTAVVQVRELFRRWGDLLPTWSR; translated from the coding sequence GTGGGGGTCACCGCAGCGCTTCTCGCGGTGCTCGTCGCGGTACTGGCGGTCGTGCTCGCCGCTCCGGCTTCGGCCGGACACGCCCGGGGAGCGATGGCTTCACCGGACGAAACCGTGGATCGCGTCGTGTACCAACCACCGGTGGATGCGGCGGTGGTCGACCCCTTCCGTGCCCCTCTGCACTTCGCAGGGCCGGGGAACCGTGGCCTGGAGTACAGCCCCGCCCCGGGGACGGGGGTGGGGGCCGTTGCGGACGGCCGCGTCGTGTTCGCAGGGCCCGTGGGTGGCGATCTCCATGTGACGGTTCTCCATGCGGACGGCGTACGGACGTCGTACTCGTTCGTCGCGCGGATCCTCGTCTCCACGGGTGACGTCGTGTCGCGCGGGGAGGCCATCGCCGTGTCGGGGTCCGTGCTGCACCTGGGCGCACGCGTCGGCGACGACTACATCGACCCGGCGTCGTTGTTCGAGCGGACCCGGGCCCGCCTGGTGGGAGTCGGTTCCGCTCCGGCGCGGCCCGGGCCGGAACCGGGGGGCTCCGTCGTCCGAACCGCGGGACCCGCGGCATGGCCGGACGCGGCCGTCACCGCCGTGGTGCAGGTCCGCGAGCTGTTCAGGCGGTGGGGGGACCTCCTCCCGACGTGGTCCCGGTAG